The genomic window AAAAAAGAACGAAAGTGGAAAATATGGATTTGTAGACAAGGCGGGAAAAGAAGTGATCCCTTTTAAATATGAAAAGGCCGGATACAGCTTCCACGAAGGATTAATTGCGGTTAAACTAGATGGGAAATATGGATTTATAGATGAAACAGGGAAGGTAGTTATCCCATTCAAATATGATGATGCCATTTACTTTAAAGATGGTTTTGCGCAGGTTGAGTTAAATGGGAAATCGGGTTATATCGATAAAAAAGGTAAGGAAATCACCGCCCTAAAATACGATGTTGCCTTTGATTTTTATGAAGGTATCGCCAAGGTGAGGCTAAATGAGCAATATGGTTTTATTGACGCTACAGGTAGAGAAATTACGCCTTTAAAGTACGAAGATGGGAATAACTTTAAAAACGGTTATGCAAGTGTAAAACTAAAAAACAAATGGGGTTTTATCGATAAAACGGGCAAAGAATTTACAAAGTTTAAATACGACTATGCAAAAGATTTTAATGATGGGGTTGCTCCTGTTGAAAAGAATAAACTCTATGGCGCCATTGATAAAAACGGAAACGAAATCATCCCTTTCAAGTATAGGTTCATCGCTGATTTTGAGGGTGGTTTGGCTAAAGTTGGGCTTAATGGCAGAGAGGGTTTTATAAACACAACAGGTGAAGAAGTGATCCCGATTAAATACGATGCGGTTGGCAGTTTTGAAAATGGAGTAGCCAGGTTTAGATTAAACGGCAGATGGGGTGCAATGGATAAAACAGGTAAAGAAATTACACGATAAACAAATATGGACATGAAAAAATTAACAGTATTATTTTTTTTGCTTTATGGATCTTTCGCCTTTAGCCAGGAGACTTACGAGAACAAGAAATTAGCGCTTATTAACGATGTTTTTTATAAAAGCACCCGGCAAAACATTAACTCCTTTATGAGGGATAAAGGTTTTGAAAAAGGGGATGTTGAAGAAGGAGAAGGCGATGTTAAAGAAATATTGGCCTTCGATTCCAAATTCGATATGATGGAGGTGTCTTACGCGAAAAATGATAAAATTTCGACTATAGTTTGCATTTTTTCAGGCGCAATTAATGTGGCATTTATCGACATGGAGCTAAAGAAGAAAGGATATACAGCTAAAATGGTTAAACAATCTATAGATGGACAGCCGGTTAATAAAAATATCTGGAGCAAATCTGGAACGAAGTACAATTTTGTTACTTATGCTGATGAGAAAGAAAAAATAGGCGTTTTAGGTTATGGCGTGTACTAGGCGGTTGTTAAAACACTGGCCTGCTTAATTAATAAAAATGAAACTCAAAGGCGCAGAAAAACAATTCTGGTGGCATTTTGGACAGATTACCGAAGCTAAAAACATCCCTACAGAACTGCCTGGTTTTGCCAGCATTGATTCTTTGGTTGATGATGAGTATTTAGCCATGCTTTTGGCAAAAGTCTCGGTTATGGGCAGTATTTATTTGAAAGAAACGAGGGTGACCGATGAGGGGGTTAAATTGATCAGCAATGTTAAGCAGCTTAAAGATTTAACGCTTATGAAGCATGAAAATATTACTAAAGCGTGTTTGCCTTATCTGAACAAACTGACCGATCTGGAATACCTCGATATCTGGAGTACTAAAATCCGCTTAGAGGATATAACGGTTTTAAAAGATTTAAAAAACCTTAAAGAACTGCATATATCGCCTCACGACGTGGGGGTGGAAGAAAGTTGGGACACCATTTTAGAAAAGATAATAAAAGCGGAAGAAACCTTGCCTAATTGTATTATTCATACTTGATATCATCAATAGGTAAATATTTTACCTCAGGATATTAAACACTAAATTTCGCTATATATTAGGGAATAAGTGCTCTCCTGATCTTTTGGAATAGAAGCATTTAACACAATCGAATGTGGAATTCATAAAGAATGTGGAAAAAATTAAAATAGGTTTTTTTTTCTCAAAAAAAATCCCTAATATTGCAATCCGATTTTCACGGGATGAAATATCGATTTAATAGCTTAAAATCATGGATTTAGTAAAATTTGTTGAAGAGCAGGCCATCGCGAAAAAAGATTTTCCTGCGTTCAAGTCTGGCGATACAGTGAGCGTACACTATAAAATTCGCGAAGGTAATAAGGAACGTATCCAAATTTACCAAGGTGTTGTAATACAACGTAACAGTGCTGGTGCTAACGAAACTTTCACAGTTCGTAAAATGAGCAACGGTGTTGGTGTTGAGCGTATTTTCCCTTTTAGTTCTCCAAACATTGAGAAAGTAGAAGTGAATAGCTATGGTAAAGTTCGTAGAGCGAAATTGTTCTATTTACGTGCTTTAACTGGTAAAGCTGCTCGTATCAAATCTTTGAGAAAATAATACTCCTTATTATAAGATATAGCCTTCACGATTAATTTCGTGGAGGTTTTTTTGTTTGTACCTTTGTTAAATGTTAGATTCTGCTTTTTTCGACCAAGTGTTTTGGGGCAATACCGTAAAAGCCTATTTCCTTTTCGGAGGCATACTTTTTTTAGGCTTAGTTTTTAAAAACATTGTTTCTAAGCTGTTAAGCAGGTTGCTGTTTAAGCTTTTCAGAAACTTTTCAAATCAATCGCATAACGATGCTTTTGTTGCCTTATTGGTAAAACCCATTGAGGTTTTTATTCTGTTAACAACACTTTATCTATCCATCAACCAGTTAAAACACCCGCTGGAGGTAGCTGTATTCCATTACAGCAAATTAATTGGTAAGGTTAAAGAGTTAATACCTGTAACAATCGGCGATTGTATTGACCGGATATTTTTATTTGGGATCATTCTATCTATTTTTTGGATTATATTAAGGATAATCGACTTCATTAGCCATGTGCTTCTTTATAAAGCCTCACTTACCGATAACAAGTCAGATGATCAATTGGTTCCTTTCTTGAAGGAGCTGTTTAAAACGATCGTAATCTTTATCGGTTTTTTCACTCTGCTGGGTTTTGTTTTCGAGGTTAATGTATTAACGCTGATTACAGGATTGGGTATCGGTGGTATTGCCATTGCTTTGGCGGCTAAAGAGAGCTTAGAAAACTTAATAGGTTCATTCACTATTTTTTTAGATAAACCTTTTACTGTTGGCGATCTGGTAAAGGTTGACGGTGTGGAAGGAACGGTTGAAAAGGTAGGTTTCAGGAGTACGAGGATCAGAACTTCTGAAAAAACGATGGCTACCATACCTAATAGGGGTATGATTGATGGTGTTTTAGAAAACCTTTCGCTCCGGAATTCGCGTAAGGTTTCTTTTATTATCGGGCTTACTTACGAAACCAATTCGGAATCACTTAGAAAAATTATTACCGAGATAGAAAGTTACATCAATAATCATCAAGGTACCAGTGATGATGGAAATGCTTCCTTTAAGAGCTTTGGCGATTCGGGTTTAAATGTAGAGGTTAACTATTTTGTAACCGTATTAGATTATGCCGAATTCCTTAAAATCAGACAAGAGATCAACCTTGAAATTATGGATATCGTTATCCGTAATAAGTCGGATTTTGCCTACCCTACACAACGCTTAATCAGCGACAGGCCAGCTCCGGCAGGTAATAGTGACGAGGTAGGTAATGATGCTATGGATTAAATAGTGGTTAGAAAGCAGTCCATTTTAAATGACTTCTTTTAAGGCTCGTATAAAACAAAAAGCCCTCCCGATTTTATATCGGGAGGGCTTTTTTATATCTGCTATGTGGCTTAGCTTAAAGTAGCTAGGGTAGTGATGCCACCCTTTACAACCTGGTTAAGTTCTACGTTCACTTTTGTGCCTATGGGTAAAAACACATCAACCCTTGAGCCGAATTTAATGAAACCAAATTGCTCAGCCTGTACTACCTGATCGCCTTCTTTAACATACCATACAATTCTGCGGGCTAAAGCACCTGCAATTTGACGGAACAATACAGGGGTACCATTTTTATGTTCTACAACTGTTGTAGTACGTTCATTCTCTGTTGATGATTTTGGATTCCACGCAGCAAGGTATTTGCCCGGGTGATATTTGAAGAACTTTACTACTCCAGAAATTGGATTACGGTTAATGTGAACATTTATTGGCGACATAAAAATCGAAACCTGTAAACGTTTATCTTTAAAATATTCTCCTTCTTCTGTTTCTTCGATTACGACTACTTTGCCATCTGCCGGGCAAATAACCAGGTTTTCGCCCGAAGAAAAGCTGCGGCTCGGGTTGCGGAAAAACTGTAGTACAATAATAAATAATGCAGCTGAAAAGATATAAATGAACCAGCGCAACCAGGTTATGTCATGGTATTTATAATCGACTACTGCGTTGATTACGAAGATAAACAATATGCTTAAGGCAATGGTAGTGTAGCCTTCTTTATGTATGGTCATTGTTTTAGAAATTATTGGGCAAAGGTGCGAAAAATAAATTAATCCAATCTAAAAATTATGCCTCGGTTGCTCTGTAAATATCAGTCAGGTTTCTGCCAAGGCCATTATAATCTAATCCGTAACCCACAACAAATTCGTTAGGTATTTCAAAACCAACGTATTCCAATTCTTCAATTTCATATTTTAAAGCACTTGGTTTAAGCAAAAGAGAAGCTACTTTAATTGAAGCAGGATTTTTTTCTTTGATCGTTTTTAAAATATGCGTTAAGGTTAAGCCTGTATCAACAATATCTTCCACAATGATAATATCTCTGCCTTCGATCTTGTCAGGCAGTCCGATCAATTCTTTTACATTTCCCGAACTAGCTGTTCCTTCGTATGAGGCCACACGCATAAAAGCAACTTCGCAGGGTACGTTTATTTCTTTGATTAGATCGGCCATAAACAAAAAACTACCATTTAATACACCAATAAATAGCGGGCATTTACCCTCATAATCAACATTGATCTGGATGCCCAGTAAACGGATCCGTTTGTTTAAGGTATCGTTCTCTAAAAATATCTCGAATTCTTTATCCTCTACTTTTATTTTGTGCATGCTGCTGTTGAAAGGTTATTGTTGTTTAATTGTATAAATCGGTTAACTGGTTAATCGTGGGTTTTAACTAAGAACTGTAAACTACCAATTGCAAACTTGATCATGGTTAATTGTTTAAATCGGCTAATTATCGCTAGACGCCCAACGCTAAGCCCCAAACTAATTTTGGTTAATTGTTTAATCATTTGGCTCAACTGGTAACTGCCAATTGGCAACTGAAACTGATTACTACTGAGTTTTTTCCAATTCCTTTTGTCGTCTTCGTTCTTCCCTACGCTCCTGCCTCAATTGTTTTTTTGTTTTAGTGGTATCGGCTGGCGTGGTTATCTGTTTGCTTGTGGTGTCTTTTTTAGATCCGCCACCAAAAAGGCGTTCGAAGAAACTTTTGTTTTTATCGTGTACAATTACAACCGGTAAGCCATCTCCGTCATCATCAAATGCTGTAGTATCAATAACAGCCGTATCAGGTGCCAAATATTGGCGTAAACCTTCTCTTAAGCGTACATTATAGAAACCATAACCAGAAGTATCGCTCGCCACTAAACCTCTTCTTGCCATAATATTTCCCATAAACCTAAAATAGTTGAACATGTAAGGTTTTAAACTACCATCAGCCATGAATTTATACATCGATGCTTTTGGTTTAGGAACAATACTCGCCAGGAATAATCCATCACCGATGGTTAAATCAGCAGGTTGTTTTCCAAAATAATAACGCGAAGCCTCGCCTATTCCATAAATATTCTGGCCTAGTTCCATAATGTTGAAATACACTTCGAGCATCCGTTGTTTGCTTACCAGGTGATTGTGCTCAATAAGCCAAACAATTAATATCTCCTCGGCTTTACGGGCCAAGGTTTTTTGACGGCTTAAATAAACATTTTTAACCAGCTGCATACTGATGGTACTGCCACCGCGTTTAAATTTCTTTTCTTTAAAGTTTACGGCGATTGATTTACGGATCGATTCTTCAACAAAGCCGTTGTGGGTAAAAAATGATGGATCTTCTGCTGTTAAAACTGCATTGATAAAATTTTTCGATATTGACGATAAAGGTGTAAAATTTGGGTTTGATGGGCCTATGGTAATATCACGCATCGGTTTGCCATACTCATAAGGTGTATAAACAAACGGGCTGTTTATTTTTTGCAGATTGGTTTTGCCCCATTGTACAATTTTGAAATCAACTGGTGTTAATGTAGAACTAAAACGGACACTGTCTGGTACTTTAGTGTCTAAATAAAAATTTAGATTATACTTCACCTTGCCCTTTACTTTTAATCCTTCCAGCGATTCGAACAAGCCCTGTGGAAAAGCATCTAAAACCCCTTGTGCATCCTGTTCTTCGGCATTTAACTTTAACTCATATATTTTGTTCTTTCCTAAAGTATATTTAACAAAAGGGTGGATCTGTGCATTTTTTAGGTAGGCTGTTGAAGTGCTGTCTAAGGCGATGAAATTAGGGCCAACTAAAATATCGGCATCCAGTTTTGCGCTTTGCACAATGATATCGTTCGAAGCAATGCGGGGCTGATTAATTAGCATGTTTTTTACCGACCACGAGCCAGAAATTTTATAATCGTCGCCACTGTATTTTGCATTTTTAAGTTCGGTTTGTAAGGTATCAAAACTGATTTTTGCGTGTAGCTTATTGTTTAGGTAAGGTAATTCCAGTTTTTTTCCATCGGCATAAGCAGTAAAGCTCAACTCTTTGCTGCCTGGGTTTACATAACCGTTTACATGCCAGGTAGATTCGTTATTGTTTACATCAATGGTTGATTTTAAATCGCCGCCATCAATTGTAGCCGTGGTTGCAAAAGTCAATTTGGCCGTATCGTGATCATTTAATTTAAAAACCATGTTTTTCACATCCATATCATCAGGGATTTTGTATAAGACCTGATTTAAGATATTACTGGCTATTTCTGGTAAGTTCGCTTTTCCATTGGTTTGGGTGCTGTCCTTTTTCTTGCGCTTTAAGATGAAATCGATATTTGTGGTCGAATCTTTAAGTACAACACTTACAAAACCATCGTTCAGTTTTACTTCTGAGAGTTTTACTTTGCCAAAAATGAGCGGGAAAAGTTTTACACCAACACTGAGTTCGCCAATATTAGAAAGCGTATCCCTATCATTAGGAACAACAGAAATATTGGTCATTTTTACGGTGCTAAGCCCTGTAAAACCGGCCGATCCTATTTTTACCTCCAAACCATAATCCTTGTCGGCCCTGGCAATTGCTTTGGCCACCATTTTTTTAAGAAGTGCTTCTCTTTTGCTATAGGCTACCGCACCCAATACAATACAAACAACTAAAAAAACACCTAAAACCCAGGCTCCGATTTTTAAATATTTTTTGGGGATCTTAATTTTTGGTATTCGCATATAGTCGTTAAAATGGTTAATTGCTTAAACGTAACAATTAAATGTTTATTTCGTGTTAAAATTACAGTTAAAAAGCCTAAATAAAAGTATTTATGGCTATGTTTTGTTAATTTTGAATTTAAATTAATACCATGCAGATTAGCCCGCAACAAGTTTTAGATGCGCTTAAAAATGTTGAAGATCCCGATCTTAAAAAAGATCTGGTTACTTTAAACATGATTAAAGATTTACAGATAACAGATAACCAGGTCAATTTTACATTAGAGCTTACTACACCAGCGTGTCCGATGAAGGAAATGCTGAAAAATGCCTGTACAAATGCCATCAAGCATTTTGTATCGCCAACGGCAGAGGTAATCATCAATGTAACTTCGAGGGTTACCCAGCCAAGCAATTCATCATCGTTAGATAACATCAAAAACATCATTTTGGTTTCATCTGGAAAAGGAGGGGTTGGTAAATCTACTGTAGCGAGTAATCTGGCGGTTGTATTGGCTAAGGATGGTGCCAAAGTTGGTCTTATCGATGCCGATATTTATGGGCCGTCGGTACCCACCATGTTCGATCTGGTTGATGCCAAGCCAGGTGCCGAAGAAACAGCGGATGGTAAAACCAAAATTTTACCGATCGAGAAATACGGGATCAAATTATTGTCGTTAGGTTTTTTTGCAGATCCGGGGCAGCCAGTGCCATGGCGCGGACCAATGGCATCCAATGCAGTAAAACAATTGTTTAACGATACCAACTGGGGAGAGCTGGATTATCTGATCGTAGATCTTCCACCGGGAACGGGCGATATCCACATCACCATTACGCAGAGTTTCCCAATTTCGGGAGCGGTTGTGGTTACGACACCTCAACAGGTTGCTCTGGCCGATACGCACAAAGGTTTGGCTATGTTCAGGATGCCGGGAATTAATATCCCGATTTTAGGCGTTATAGAAAACATGTCGTATTTTACACCTGCAGAATTGCCAGAGAATAAATATTATATCTTCGGAAAAGGTGGCGGTACCGAACTTGCAGCACGTTTTGATGTGCCGTTTTTAGGTGAAATTCCAATTATCCAGAGTATTTCGGAAGCTGGAGATAATGGGAAACCGGTGGCCTTAAACCAAAATCCTTTGCTTGATGTTATATTTGGAGATATTGCAAGTAAAATTGCCCAACAGATATCCATCAACAATGCACAAATGGCGAATTGCTAAAAAATTACTATTTTTATAAATTAAAATATATATAATGAATTTAACAGAACAAGTAGAACAGGCATTGGAAACTATCAGGCCGTATTTAAAGGCTGATGGAGGTGATGTTTCTGTTGAAGAAATTACATCTGAAGGAACGGTAAAGCTTAAGCTTTTAGGCAACTGCGGTTCTTGCCCGATGAGTTTCATGACTATGAAATCTGGTATCGAACAGGCAATTATGAAAGCTGTTCCTCAGATCACTTCGGTAGTTGCCGTTAACATGGCCGAGCAAGAATAAGCTTTAACACTATTTAACAAGGAAGTTTTATTAATAAAATTACTTTTGTCTTAATGAGATATTGTGTTGCCCTAATTTGCCTTATTTTTTCTGTAACCACTTTTGCACAACAAAAGCCGGCACAGGATAAACTCATCCAATTTTCTGGGATTATTACCGATATCGATAGCTCAAACGTGATTCCTTATGTTACCATCACCAATCTTTCTGCGAAGAGTAAAAGGGTTGGTGCTGATTATAGGGGGTATTTTACCTTCATTGTAAATCCTGGCGATACCATCTTGTTCACGGCCATTGGCTATAAGAAATTTTCTACGGTAATTCCAGAAAGCACACCGGACAGCAAGTACACCATTATGGTTAAACTGAAAGCCAATGTGATCGATTTACCGTCGGTGCGTGTTTTTCCATGGGCAACGACAGAAGAATTTACCCGCGAGTTTTTATCAATGAAACTGGCGGATGATGATATGGCCATAGCCAAAAAGAACCTCTCACGCTCCTCAATTGATGGTTTAATCCAAACTTTACCGCGTGACGGACAGGAAATTGGAAGTCAGAATTACCGGTATAATTTTGATAGGATGATTAATAAGAATATGGTGCAAACCAATCCTCTACTTAATCCTTTCGCCTGGGGCAAGCTGATGCAGCAGATTTTTGATGGCGATAAGAGTAGGAC from Flavobacterium sp. W4I14 includes these protein-coding regions:
- a CDS encoding hypothetical protein (product_source=Hypo-rule applied; cath_funfam=2.60.40.1640; pfam=PF14903; superfamily=69360) gives rise to the protein MKQLLTAVLSVLAIAGYAQELSPKKNESGKYGFVDKAGKEVIPFKYEKAGYSFHEGLIAVKLDGKYGFIDETGKVVIPFKYDDAIYFKDGFAQVELNGKSGYIDKKGKEITALKYDVAFDFYEGIAKVRLNEQYGFIDATGREITPLKYEDGNNFKNGYASVKLKNKWGFIDKTGKEFTKFKYDYAKDFNDGVAPVEKNKLYGAIDKNGNEIIPFKYRFIADFEGGLAKVGLNGREGFINTTGEEVIPIKYDAVGSFENGVARFRLNGRWGAMDKTGKEITR
- a CDS encoding hypothetical protein (product_source=Hypo-rule applied; cleavage_site_network=SignalP-noTM) translates to MDMKKLTVLFFLLYGSFAFSQETYENKKLALINDVFYKSTRQNINSFMRDKGFEKGDVEEGEGDVKEILAFDSKFDMMEVSYAKNDKISTIVCIFSGAINVAFIDMELKKKGYTAKMVKQSIDGQPVNKNIWSKSGTKYNFVTYADEKEKIGVLGYGVY
- a CDS encoding hypothetical protein (product_source=Hypo-rule applied; cath_funfam=3.80.10.10; smart=SM00368; superfamily=52047), producing MKLKGAEKQFWWHFGQITEAKNIPTELPGFASIDSLVDDEYLAMLLAKVSVMGSIYLKETRVTDEGVKLISNVKQLKDLTLMKHENITKACLPYLNKLTDLEYLDIWSTKIRLEDITVLKDLKNLKELHISPHDVGVEESWDTILEKIIKAEETLPNCIIHT
- a CDS encoding large subunit ribosomal protein L19 (product_source=KO:K02884; cog=COG0335; ko=KO:K02884; pfam=PF01245; superfamily=50104; tigrfam=TIGR01024) encodes the protein MDLVKFVEEQAIAKKDFPAFKSGDTVSVHYKIREGNKERIQIYQGVVIQRNSAGANETFTVRKMSNGVGVERIFPFSSPNIEKVEVNSYGKVRRAKLFYLRALTGKAARIKSLRK
- a CDS encoding MscS family membrane protein (product_source=KO:K16052; cath_funfam=2.30.30.60,3.30.70.100; cog=COG0668; ko=KO:K16052; pfam=PF00924; superfamily=50182,82689,82861; transmembrane_helix_parts=Outside_1_9,TMhelix_10_32,Inside_33_58,TMhelix_59_81,Outside_82_116,TMhelix_117_134,Inside_135_166,TMhelix_167_189,Outside_190_391) — encoded protein: MLDSAFFDQVFWGNTVKAYFLFGGILFLGLVFKNIVSKLLSRLLFKLFRNFSNQSHNDAFVALLVKPIEVFILLTTLYLSINQLKHPLEVAVFHYSKLIGKVKELIPVTIGDCIDRIFLFGIILSIFWIILRIIDFISHVLLYKASLTDNKSDDQLVPFLKELFKTIVIFIGFFTLLGFVFEVNVLTLITGLGIGGIAIALAAKESLENLIGSFTIFLDKPFTVGDLVKVDGVEGTVEKVGFRSTRIRTSEKTMATIPNRGMIDGVLENLSLRNSRKVSFIIGLTYETNSESLRKIITEIESYINNHQGTSDDGNASFKSFGDSGLNVEVNYFVTVLDYAEFLKIRQEINLEIMDIVIRNKSDFAYPTQRLISDRPAPAGNSDEVGNDAMD
- a CDS encoding phosphatidylserine decarboxylase (product_source=KO:K01613; cath_funfam=2.40.50.100; cog=COG0688; ko=KO:K01613; pfam=PF02666; superfamily=63380; tigrfam=TIGR00164; transmembrane_helix_parts=Outside_1_5,TMhelix_6_25,Inside_26_31,TMhelix_32_54,Outside_55_219), producing the protein MTIHKEGYTTIALSILFIFVINAVVDYKYHDITWLRWFIYIFSAALFIIVLQFFRNPSRSFSSGENLVICPADGKVVVIEETEEGEYFKDKRLQVSIFMSPINVHINRNPISGVVKFFKYHPGKYLAAWNPKSSTENERTTTVVEHKNGTPVLFRQIAGALARRIVWYVKEGDQVVQAEQFGFIKFGSRVDVFLPIGTKVNVELNQVVKGGITTLATLS
- a CDS encoding hypoxanthine phosphoribosyltransferase (product_source=KO:K00760; cath_funfam=3.40.50.2020; cog=COG0634; ko=KO:K00760; pfam=PF00156; superfamily=53271; tigrfam=TIGR01203), with amino-acid sequence MHKIKVEDKEFEIFLENDTLNKRIRLLGIQINVDYEGKCPLFIGVLNGSFLFMADLIKEINVPCEVAFMRVASYEGTASSGNVKELIGLPDKIEGRDIIIVEDIVDTGLTLTHILKTIKEKNPASIKVASLLLKPSALKYEIEELEYVGFEIPNEFVVGYGLDYNGLGRNLTDIYRATEA
- a CDS encoding hypothetical protein (product_source=Hypo-rule applied; cath_funfam=1.10.3810.10; pfam=PF00912; superfamily=50814,53955; transmembrane_helix_parts=Inside_1_12,TMhelix_13_35,Outside_36_718); this encodes MRIPKIKIPKKYLKIGAWVLGVFLVVCIVLGAVAYSKREALLKKMVAKAIARADKDYGLEVKIGSAGFTGLSTVKMTNISVVPNDRDTLSNIGELSVGVKLFPLIFGKVKLSEVKLNDGFVSVVLKDSTTNIDFILKRKKKDSTQTNGKANLPEIASNILNQVLYKIPDDMDVKNMVFKLNDHDTAKLTFATTATIDGGDLKSTIDVNNNESTWHVNGYVNPGSKELSFTAYADGKKLELPYLNNKLHAKISFDTLQTELKNAKYSGDDYKISGSWSVKNMLINQPRIASNDIIVQSAKLDADILVGPNFIALDSTSTAYLKNAQIHPFVKYTLGKNKIYELKLNAEEQDAQGVLDAFPQGLFESLEGLKVKGKVKYNLNFYLDTKVPDSVRFSSTLTPVDFKIVQWGKTNLQKINSPFVYTPYEYGKPMRDITIGPSNPNFTPLSSISKNFINAVLTAEDPSFFTHNGFVEESIRKSIAVNFKEKKFKRGGSTISMQLVKNVYLSRQKTLARKAEEILIVWLIEHNHLVSKQRMLEVYFNIMELGQNIYGIGEASRYYFGKQPADLTIGDGLFLASIVPKPKASMYKFMADGSLKPYMFNYFRFMGNIMARRGLVASDTSGYGFYNVRLREGLRQYLAPDTAVIDTTAFDDDGDGLPVVIVHDKNKSFFERLFGGGSKKDTTSKQITTPADTTKTKKQLRQERREERRRQKELEKTQ
- a CDS encoding ATP-binding protein involved in chromosome partitioning (product_source=KO:K03593; cath_funfam=3.40.50.300; cog=COG0489; ko=KO:K03593; pfam=PF01883,PF10609; smart=SM00382; superfamily=52540), whose translation is MQISPQQVLDALKNVEDPDLKKDLVTLNMIKDLQITDNQVNFTLELTTPACPMKEMLKNACTNAIKHFVSPTAEVIINVTSRVTQPSNSSSLDNIKNIILVSSGKGGVGKSTVASNLAVVLAKDGAKVGLIDADIYGPSVPTMFDLVDAKPGAEETADGKTKILPIEKYGIKLLSLGFFADPGQPVPWRGPMASNAVKQLFNDTNWGELDYLIVDLPPGTGDIHITITQSFPISGAVVVTTPQQVALADTHKGLAMFRMPGINIPILGVIENMSYFTPAELPENKYYIFGKGGGTELAARFDVPFLGEIPIIQSISEAGDNGKPVALNQNPLLDVIFGDIASKIAQQISINNAQMANC
- a CDS encoding Fe-S cluster biogenesis protein NfuA (product_source=COG0694; cath_funfam=3.30.300.130; cog=COG0694; pfam=PF01106; superfamily=117916): MNLTEQVEQALETIRPYLKADGGDVSVEEITSEGTVKLKLLGNCGSCPMSFMTMKSGIEQAIMKAVPQITSVVAVNMAEQE
- a CDS encoding hypothetical protein (product_source=Hypo-rule applied; cleavage_site_network=SignalP-noTM; superfamily=49464), with protein sequence MRYCVALICLIFSVTTFAQQKPAQDKLIQFSGIITDIDSSNVIPYVTITNLSAKSKRVGADYRGYFTFIVNPGDTILFTAIGYKKFSTVIPESTPDSKYTIMVKLKANVIDLPSVRVFPWATTEEFTREFLSMKLADDDMAIAKKNLSRSSIDGLIQTLPRDGQEIGSQNYRYNFDRMINKNMVQTNPLLNPFAWGKLMQQIFDGDKSRTN